Proteins encoded in a region of the Macaca mulatta isolate MMU2019108-1 chromosome X, T2T-MMU8v2.0, whole genome shotgun sequence genome:
- the TRO gene encoding trophinin isoform X3 — MLQSGGRGPFPSDSAVTRPPRKMDRRNDYGYRVPPFQGPLPPPGSLGLPLPPDIQTETTEEDSVLLMHTLLAATKDSLAVDPPVVSRPKKSKTKKAPIKAITKAAPAAPPVPTANEIATNKPKITLQALNLPVITQISQASPTTEVTNTQVSSVTAQPKKANKMKRVTAKAAQGSQSPTGREGGATQLKSPLQVLNLPVISQNIHASIANESASSQTLITSIKPKKASKAKKAANKAIASATEVSLAPTATHTATTQGQITNETASIHTTAASIRTKKASKARKIIAKVINTDTEHIQAANVTETATRQIEASVIAIRPKKSKGKKAASRGPNSVSEISEALLATQMVTNQALAATLRVKRGSRARKASTKARATESQTPNADQGAQAKMASAQTNVSALETQVAAAVQALADDYLAQLSLEPTTRTRGKRNRKSKHLNGDERSGNNYRRIPWGRRPAPPRDVAILQERANKLVKYLLVKDQTKIPIKRSDMLRDVIQEYDEYFPEIIERASYALEKMFRVNLKEIDKQSSLYILISTRESSAGILGTTKDTPKLGLLMVILSVIFMNGNKASEAVIWEVLRKLGLHPGVRHSLFGEVRKLITDEFVKQKYLEYKRVPNSRPPEYEFFWGLRSYHETSKMKVLKFACKVQKKDPKDWAVQYREAVEMEVQAAAVAVAEAEARAEARAQMGIGEEAVAGPWNWDDMDIDCLTREELGDDAQAWSRFSFEIEARAQENADASTSVNFSRGAGTRAGFSDGASISFNGAPSSSGGPGITFGGAPSSSASFSNTASISFGGTLSTSSSFSSAASISFGGAPSTSTSFSSEASISFGGTPCTSASFSGGVSSSFSGPLNTSATFSGAASSGFGGTLSTTAGFSSVLSTSTSFGSAPTTNTVFSSALSTSTGFGGTLSTSVCFGGSPSSSGSFGGTLSTSICFGGSPCTSTGFGGTLSTSVSFGGPSSTSANCGGTLSTSICFDGSPSTGAGFGGALNTSASFGSALNTSAGFGGAMSTSADFGSTLSTSVCFGGSPGTSVSFGSALNTSAGFGGAVSTSTDFGGTLSTSVCFGGSPSTSAGFSGALNTNASFGCAISTSAGFSGAVGTSAGFSGVPSTNPGFGGAFNTSAGFGGALSTTTDFGGTPNNSIGFGAAPSTSVSFGGAHSTSLCFGGAPSTSLCFGSASNTNLCFGGPPSTSACFSGATSPSFGDGPSTSTGFSFGNGLSTSAGFGGGLNTSAGFGGGLGTSAGFSGDLSTSSGFDGGLGTSAGFSGGPGTSTGFGGGLGTSAGFSGGLGTGAGFGGGLVTSDGFGGGLGTNASFGSTLGTGAGFSGGLSTSDGFGSRPNASFDRGLSTIIGFGSGSNTSTGFIGEPSTSTGFHSGPSSIVGFSGGPSTGVGFCSGPSISGFSGGPSTGAGFGGGPNTGAGFGGGPSTSAGFGSGATSLGACGFSYG; from the exons ATGCTGCAGAGCGGAGGGAGGG GCCCATTCCCCTCAGACTCAGCTGTTACTCGGCCTCCCAGAAAGATGGATAGGAGAAATGACTACGGATATAGGGTGCCTCCATTTCAG GGCCCTCTGCCTCCCCCTGGGAGCCTGGGGCTTCCCTTGCCTCCAGATATACAGACTGAGACTACAGAAGAGGACAGTGTCTTGCTGATGCATACCCTGTTGGCGGCAACCAAGGACTCCCTGGCCGTGGACCCACCAGTTGTCAGCCGGCCTAAGAAAAGCAAGACCAAGAAGGCCCCTATAAAGGCTATTACTAAGGCTGCACCTGCTGCCCCTCCAGTCCCAACTGCCAATGAGATTGCCACCAACAAGCCCAAAATAACTTTGCAGGCTTTAAACCTGCCAGTCATTACCCAGATCAGTCAGGCTTCACCTACCACTGAGGTAACCAATACTCAGGTTTCTTCAGTCACTGCTCAGCCTAAGAAAGCCAACAAGATGAAGAGAGTTACTGCCAAGGCAGCGCAAGGCTCCCAATCCCCAACTGGCCGTGAGGGTGGCGCTACACAGCTCAAGTCACCCTTGCAGGTCCTAAACCTACCAGTCATCTCACAGAATATTCACGCTTCAATTGCCAATGAGTCAGCCAGTTCCCAGACCTTGATAACCTCTATCAAGCCTAAGAAAGCTTCCAAGGCTAAGAAGGCTGCGAATAAGGCCATAGCTAGTGCCACCGAGGTTTCACTGGCTCCAACTGCCACCCATACAGCTACCACCCAAGGCCAAATTACCAATGAGACAGCCAGTATCCACACCACAGCAGCCTCCATCCGAACCAAGAAAGCCTCCAAAGCCAGGAAGATAATTGCTAAGGTTATAAATACTGACACTGAGCATATACAGGCTGCAAATGTCACTGAGACAGCTACCAGGCAGATTGAGGCCTCAGTAATAGCTATCAGGCCCAAAAAATCCAAGGGCAAGAAGGCTGCCAGTAGGGGCCCAAATTCTGTCTCTGAGATTTCTGAGGCCCTACTTGCCACTCAAATGGTCACAAACCAGGCCCTGGCAGCCACCCTGCGGGTCAAGAGAGGGTCTAGGGCTCGGAAGGCTTCCACTAAGGCTCGGGCAACTGAAAGCCAGACTCCAAATGCTGACCAAGGGGCCCAGGCCAAGATGGCCTCTGCTCAGACCAACGTAAGTGCCCTTGAGACTCAGGTTGCTGCTGCTGTCCAGGCCCTGGCAGATGACTATCTGGCTCAGTTGAGTCTGGAGCCCACAACCAGGACCCGGGGCAAGAGAAACCGAAAG TCCAAGCATCTGAATGGGGATGAGAGAAGTGGCAATAATTACAGGCGGATCCCATGGGGCCGGAGGCCTGCGCCACCGCGAGATGTGGCCATTTTACAAGAAAGG GCTAATAAGTTGGTGAAATACCTGTTGGTTAAGGACCAGACAAAGATCCCCATCAAGCGCTCAG ACATGCTGAGGGATGTCATCCAAGAATATGATGAATATTTCCCAGAAATCATTGAACGAGCAAGCTACGCTCTGGAGAAG ATGTTTCGAGTCAATCTGAAAGAAATTGATAAGCAAAGTAGCTTGTATATTCTCATCAGCACTCGGGAATCCTCTGCAGGCATACTGGGAAC GACCAAGGACACACCCAAGCTGGGTCTCCTCATGGTGATTCTGAGTGTCATTTTTATGAATGGCAACAAGGCCAGTGAGG CTGTCATCTGGGAGGTGCTTCGCAAGTTGGGGCTGCACCCTGG GGTGAGGCATTCACTCTTTGGGGAAGTGAGGAAGCTCATCACAGACGAGTTTGTGAAGCAGAA GTACCTGGAGTACAAGAGGGTCCCTAACAGCAGACCACCTGAATATGAGTTCTTCTGGGGCTTGCGCTCCTACCATGAGACTAGCAAGATGAAAGTCCTCAAGTTTGCATGCAAG GTGCAGAAAAAAGACCCCAAGGACTGGGCTGTGCAGTACCGCGAGGCAGTGGAGATGGAAGTCCAAGCTGcagctgtggctgtggctgaGGCTGAAGCCAGGGCTGAGGCAAGAGCCCAAATGGGGATTGGAGAGGAAGCTGTGGCTGGGCCCTGGAATTGGGATGACATGGATATCGACTGCCTAACAAGGGAAGAGTTAGGCGATGATGCTCAGGCCTGGAGCAGATTTTCATTTGAAATTGAGGCCAGAGCCCAAGAAAATGCAGATGCCAGCACCAGCGTCAACTTCAGCAGAGGAGCTGGTACCAGGGCTGGCTTCAGCGACGGTGCTAGTATTAGCTTCAATGGTGCACCCAGCTCCAGTGGTGGACCTGGCATTACCTTTGGTGGTGCACCCAGCTCCAGTGCCAGCTTCAGCAATACAGCCAGCATTAGCTTTGGTGGCACACTGAGCACTAGCTCCAGCTTCAGCAGTGCAGCCAGCATTAGCTTTGGTGGTGCACCCAGCACCAGCACTAGTTTCAGCAGTGAAGCCAGCATTAGCTTTGGTGGCACGCCTTGTACCAGTGCCAGCTTTAGTGGTGGAGTCAGCTCTAGTTTTAGTGGCCCACTCAACACCAGTGCCACTTTCAGTGGTGCAGCCAGCTCTGGCTTTGGAGGCACACTCAGCACCACGGCTGGCTTTAGTAGTGTACTCAGCACCAGCACCAGCTTTGGCAGTGCACCCACAACGAACACAGTCTTCAGTAGTGCGCTTAGCACCAGCACTGGCTTTGGAGGCACACTCAGCACCAGTGTCTGCTTTGGTGGCTCTCCCAGCTCCAGTGGTAGCTTTGGTGGTACACTCAGTACCAGTATCTGCTTTGGTGGCTCTCCCTGCACCAGCACTGGCTTTGGAGGCACACTCAGCACCAGTGTCTCCTTTGGTGGCCCTTCCAGCACCAGTGCCAATTGCGGTGGTACACTAAGTACAAGCATCTGCTTTGATGGCTCTCCCAGCACTGGTGCTGGCTTTGGTGGTGCTCTCAACACCAGTGCCAGCTTTGGCAGTGCGCTCAATACCAGTGCTGGTTTTGGTGGTGCTATGAGCACCAGTGCTGACTTTGGCAGTACACTAAGCACCAGTGTCTGCTTTGGTGGCTCTCCTGGCACCAGTGTCAGCTTTGGCAGTGCGCTCAACACCAGTGCTGGTTTTGGTGGTGCTGTCAGCACCAGCACTGACTTTGGTGGTACACTAAGCACCAGCGTCTGTTTTGGTGGCTCTCCCAGCACCAGTGCTGGCTTTAGTGGTGCACTCAACACCAATGCCAGCTTTGGCTGTGCCATCAGCACCAGTGCCGGCTTCAGTGGTGCTGTCGGCACCAGTGCTGGCTTCAGTGGTGTACCCAGCACCAACCCTGGCTTTGGCGGTGCATTTAACACCAGTGCTGGCTTCGGTGGGGCACTTAGTACCACTACTGACTTCGGTGGTACTCCCAACAACAGCATTGGCTTTGGTGCTGCTCCCAGCACCAGTGTCAGCTTTGGTGGTGCTCATAGCACCAGCCTCTGTTTTGGTGGAGCTCCCAGCACCAGCCTCTGCTTTGGCAGTGCATCTAATACAAACCTATGCTTTGGTGGCCCTCCTAGCACCAGTGCCTGCTTTAGTGGTGCCACCAGCCCTAGTTTTGGTGATGGACCCAGTACCAGTACCGGTTTCAGCTTTGGCAACGGGTTAAGCACCAGTGCTGGATTTGGTGGTGGACTGAACACCAGTGCTGGCTTTGGTGGTGGCCTAGGCACCAGTGCTGGCTTCAGTGGTGATCTAAGCACCAGTTCTGGCTTTGATGGTGGGCTAGGTACCAGCGCTGGCTTCAGTGGAGGACCAGGCACCAGCACTGGCTTTGGTGGTGGACTGGGCACCAGCGCTGGCTTCAGTGGCGGACTGGGCACCGGTGCTGGCTTTGGTGGTGGACTGGTCACTAGTGATGGCTTTGGTGGTGGACTGGGCACCAATGCTAGTTTTGGCAGCACACTTGGCACCGGTGCTGGCTTTAGCGGTGGCCTCAGCACCAGCGATGGCTTTGGCAGTAGGCCTAATGCCAGCTTCGACAGAGGACTGAGTACCATCATTGGCTTTGGCAGTGGTTCCAACACCAGCACTGGCTTTATTGGCGAACCCAGCACCAGCACGGGCTTCCATAGTGGACCCAGTTCTATTGTTGGCTTCAGTGGTGGACCAAGCACTGGTGTTGGCTTCTGCAGTGGACCAAGCATCAGTGGCTTCAGCGGTGGACCGAGCACAGGAGCTGGCTTCGGCGGTGGACCAAACACTGGTGCTGGCTTTGGTGGTGGACCAAGCACCAGTGCTGGCTTCGGCAGTGGAGCCACCAGTCTTGGTGCCTGTGGCTTCTCCTATGGCTAG
- the TRO gene encoding trophinin isoform X1, whose translation MDRRNDYGYRVPPFQGPLPPPGSLGLPLPPDIQTETTEEDSVLLMHTLLAATKDSLAVDPPVVSRPKKSKTKKAPIKAITKAAPAAPPVPTANEIATNKPKITLQALNLPVITQISQASPTTEVTNTQVSSVTAQPKKANKMKRVTAKAAQGSQSPTGREGGATQLKSPLQVLNLPVISQNIHASIANESASSQTLITSIKPKKASKAKKAANKAIASATEVSLAPTATHTATTQGQITNETASIHTTAASIRTKKASKARKIIAKVINTDTEHIQAANVTETATRQIEASVIAIRPKKSKGKKAASRGPNSVSEISEALLATQMVTNQALAATLRVKRGSRARKASTKARATESQTPNADQGAQAKMASAQTNVSALETQVAAAVQALADDYLAQLSLEPTTRTRGKRNRKSKHLNGDERSGNNYRRIPWGRRPAPPRDVAILQERANKLVKYLLVKDQTKIPIKRSDMLRDVIQEYDEYFPEIIERASYALEKMFRVNLKEIDKQSSLYILISTRESSAGILGTTKDTPKLGLLMVILSVIFMNGNKASEAVIWEVLRKLGLHPGVRHSLFGEVRKLITDEFVKQKYLEYKRVPNSRPPEYEFFWGLRSYHETSKMKVLKFACKVQKKDPKDWAVQYREAVEMEVQAAAVAVAEAEARAEARAQMGIGEEAVAGPWNWDDMDIDCLTREELGDDAQAWSRFSFEIEARAQENADASTSVNFSRGAGTRAGFSDGASISFNGAPSSSGGPGITFGGAPSSSASFSNTASISFGGTLSTSSSFSSAASISFGGAPSTSTSFSSEASISFGGTPCTSASFSGGVSSSFSGPLNTSATFSGAASSGFGGTLSTTAGFSSVLSTSTSFGSAPTTNTVFSSALSTSTGFGGTLSTSVCFGGSPSSSGSFGGTLSTSICFGGSPCTSTGFGGTLSTSVSFGGPSSTSANCGGTLSTSICFDGSPSTGAGFGGALNTSASFGSALNTSAGFGGAMSTSADFGSTLSTSVCFGGSPGTSVSFGSALNTSAGFGGAVSTSTDFGGTLSTSVCFGGSPSTSAGFSGALNTNASFGCAISTSAGFSGAVGTSAGFSGVPSTNPGFGGAFNTSAGFGGALSTTTDFGGTPNNSIGFGAAPSTSVSFGGAHSTSLCFGGAPSTSLCFGSASNTNLCFGGPPSTSACFSGATSPSFGDGPSTSTGFSFGNGLSTSAGFGGGLNTSAGFGGGLGTSAGFSGDLSTSSGFDGGLGTSAGFSGGPGTSTGFGGGLGTSAGFSGGLGTGAGFGGGLVTSDGFGGGLGTNASFGSTLGTGAGFSGGLSTSDGFGSRPNASFDRGLSTIIGFGSGSNTSTGFIGEPSTSTGFHSGPSSIVGFSGGPSTGVGFCSGPSISGFSGGPSTGAGFGGGPNTGAGFGGGPSTSAGFGSGATSLGACGFSYG comes from the exons ATGGATAGGAGAAATGACTACGGATATAGGGTGCCTCCATTTCAG GGCCCTCTGCCTCCCCCTGGGAGCCTGGGGCTTCCCTTGCCTCCAGATATACAGACTGAGACTACAGAAGAGGACAGTGTCTTGCTGATGCATACCCTGTTGGCGGCAACCAAGGACTCCCTGGCCGTGGACCCACCAGTTGTCAGCCGGCCTAAGAAAAGCAAGACCAAGAAGGCCCCTATAAAGGCTATTACTAAGGCTGCACCTGCTGCCCCTCCAGTCCCAACTGCCAATGAGATTGCCACCAACAAGCCCAAAATAACTTTGCAGGCTTTAAACCTGCCAGTCATTACCCAGATCAGTCAGGCTTCACCTACCACTGAGGTAACCAATACTCAGGTTTCTTCAGTCACTGCTCAGCCTAAGAAAGCCAACAAGATGAAGAGAGTTACTGCCAAGGCAGCGCAAGGCTCCCAATCCCCAACTGGCCGTGAGGGTGGCGCTACACAGCTCAAGTCACCCTTGCAGGTCCTAAACCTACCAGTCATCTCACAGAATATTCACGCTTCAATTGCCAATGAGTCAGCCAGTTCCCAGACCTTGATAACCTCTATCAAGCCTAAGAAAGCTTCCAAGGCTAAGAAGGCTGCGAATAAGGCCATAGCTAGTGCCACCGAGGTTTCACTGGCTCCAACTGCCACCCATACAGCTACCACCCAAGGCCAAATTACCAATGAGACAGCCAGTATCCACACCACAGCAGCCTCCATCCGAACCAAGAAAGCCTCCAAAGCCAGGAAGATAATTGCTAAGGTTATAAATACTGACACTGAGCATATACAGGCTGCAAATGTCACTGAGACAGCTACCAGGCAGATTGAGGCCTCAGTAATAGCTATCAGGCCCAAAAAATCCAAGGGCAAGAAGGCTGCCAGTAGGGGCCCAAATTCTGTCTCTGAGATTTCTGAGGCCCTACTTGCCACTCAAATGGTCACAAACCAGGCCCTGGCAGCCACCCTGCGGGTCAAGAGAGGGTCTAGGGCTCGGAAGGCTTCCACTAAGGCTCGGGCAACTGAAAGCCAGACTCCAAATGCTGACCAAGGGGCCCAGGCCAAGATGGCCTCTGCTCAGACCAACGTAAGTGCCCTTGAGACTCAGGTTGCTGCTGCTGTCCAGGCCCTGGCAGATGACTATCTGGCTCAGTTGAGTCTGGAGCCCACAACCAGGACCCGGGGCAAGAGAAACCGAAAG TCCAAGCATCTGAATGGGGATGAGAGAAGTGGCAATAATTACAGGCGGATCCCATGGGGCCGGAGGCCTGCGCCACCGCGAGATGTGGCCATTTTACAAGAAAGG GCTAATAAGTTGGTGAAATACCTGTTGGTTAAGGACCAGACAAAGATCCCCATCAAGCGCTCAG ACATGCTGAGGGATGTCATCCAAGAATATGATGAATATTTCCCAGAAATCATTGAACGAGCAAGCTACGCTCTGGAGAAG ATGTTTCGAGTCAATCTGAAAGAAATTGATAAGCAAAGTAGCTTGTATATTCTCATCAGCACTCGGGAATCCTCTGCAGGCATACTGGGAAC GACCAAGGACACACCCAAGCTGGGTCTCCTCATGGTGATTCTGAGTGTCATTTTTATGAATGGCAACAAGGCCAGTGAGG CTGTCATCTGGGAGGTGCTTCGCAAGTTGGGGCTGCACCCTGG GGTGAGGCATTCACTCTTTGGGGAAGTGAGGAAGCTCATCACAGACGAGTTTGTGAAGCAGAA GTACCTGGAGTACAAGAGGGTCCCTAACAGCAGACCACCTGAATATGAGTTCTTCTGGGGCTTGCGCTCCTACCATGAGACTAGCAAGATGAAAGTCCTCAAGTTTGCATGCAAG GTGCAGAAAAAAGACCCCAAGGACTGGGCTGTGCAGTACCGCGAGGCAGTGGAGATGGAAGTCCAAGCTGcagctgtggctgtggctgaGGCTGAAGCCAGGGCTGAGGCAAGAGCCCAAATGGGGATTGGAGAGGAAGCTGTGGCTGGGCCCTGGAATTGGGATGACATGGATATCGACTGCCTAACAAGGGAAGAGTTAGGCGATGATGCTCAGGCCTGGAGCAGATTTTCATTTGAAATTGAGGCCAGAGCCCAAGAAAATGCAGATGCCAGCACCAGCGTCAACTTCAGCAGAGGAGCTGGTACCAGGGCTGGCTTCAGCGACGGTGCTAGTATTAGCTTCAATGGTGCACCCAGCTCCAGTGGTGGACCTGGCATTACCTTTGGTGGTGCACCCAGCTCCAGTGCCAGCTTCAGCAATACAGCCAGCATTAGCTTTGGTGGCACACTGAGCACTAGCTCCAGCTTCAGCAGTGCAGCCAGCATTAGCTTTGGTGGTGCACCCAGCACCAGCACTAGTTTCAGCAGTGAAGCCAGCATTAGCTTTGGTGGCACGCCTTGTACCAGTGCCAGCTTTAGTGGTGGAGTCAGCTCTAGTTTTAGTGGCCCACTCAACACCAGTGCCACTTTCAGTGGTGCAGCCAGCTCTGGCTTTGGAGGCACACTCAGCACCACGGCTGGCTTTAGTAGTGTACTCAGCACCAGCACCAGCTTTGGCAGTGCACCCACAACGAACACAGTCTTCAGTAGTGCGCTTAGCACCAGCACTGGCTTTGGAGGCACACTCAGCACCAGTGTCTGCTTTGGTGGCTCTCCCAGCTCCAGTGGTAGCTTTGGTGGTACACTCAGTACCAGTATCTGCTTTGGTGGCTCTCCCTGCACCAGCACTGGCTTTGGAGGCACACTCAGCACCAGTGTCTCCTTTGGTGGCCCTTCCAGCACCAGTGCCAATTGCGGTGGTACACTAAGTACAAGCATCTGCTTTGATGGCTCTCCCAGCACTGGTGCTGGCTTTGGTGGTGCTCTCAACACCAGTGCCAGCTTTGGCAGTGCGCTCAATACCAGTGCTGGTTTTGGTGGTGCTATGAGCACCAGTGCTGACTTTGGCAGTACACTAAGCACCAGTGTCTGCTTTGGTGGCTCTCCTGGCACCAGTGTCAGCTTTGGCAGTGCGCTCAACACCAGTGCTGGTTTTGGTGGTGCTGTCAGCACCAGCACTGACTTTGGTGGTACACTAAGCACCAGCGTCTGTTTTGGTGGCTCTCCCAGCACCAGTGCTGGCTTTAGTGGTGCACTCAACACCAATGCCAGCTTTGGCTGTGCCATCAGCACCAGTGCCGGCTTCAGTGGTGCTGTCGGCACCAGTGCTGGCTTCAGTGGTGTACCCAGCACCAACCCTGGCTTTGGCGGTGCATTTAACACCAGTGCTGGCTTCGGTGGGGCACTTAGTACCACTACTGACTTCGGTGGTACTCCCAACAACAGCATTGGCTTTGGTGCTGCTCCCAGCACCAGTGTCAGCTTTGGTGGTGCTCATAGCACCAGCCTCTGTTTTGGTGGAGCTCCCAGCACCAGCCTCTGCTTTGGCAGTGCATCTAATACAAACCTATGCTTTGGTGGCCCTCCTAGCACCAGTGCCTGCTTTAGTGGTGCCACCAGCCCTAGTTTTGGTGATGGACCCAGTACCAGTACCGGTTTCAGCTTTGGCAACGGGTTAAGCACCAGTGCTGGATTTGGTGGTGGACTGAACACCAGTGCTGGCTTTGGTGGTGGCCTAGGCACCAGTGCTGGCTTCAGTGGTGATCTAAGCACCAGTTCTGGCTTTGATGGTGGGCTAGGTACCAGCGCTGGCTTCAGTGGAGGACCAGGCACCAGCACTGGCTTTGGTGGTGGACTGGGCACCAGCGCTGGCTTCAGTGGCGGACTGGGCACCGGTGCTGGCTTTGGTGGTGGACTGGTCACTAGTGATGGCTTTGGTGGTGGACTGGGCACCAATGCTAGTTTTGGCAGCACACTTGGCACCGGTGCTGGCTTTAGCGGTGGCCTCAGCACCAGCGATGGCTTTGGCAGTAGGCCTAATGCCAGCTTCGACAGAGGACTGAGTACCATCATTGGCTTTGGCAGTGGTTCCAACACCAGCACTGGCTTTATTGGCGAACCCAGCACCAGCACGGGCTTCCATAGTGGACCCAGTTCTATTGTTGGCTTCAGTGGTGGACCAAGCACTGGTGTTGGCTTCTGCAGTGGACCAAGCATCAGTGGCTTCAGCGGTGGACCGAGCACAGGAGCTGGCTTCGGCGGTGGACCAAACACTGGTGCTGGCTTTGGTGGTGGACCAAGCACCAGTGCTGGCTTCGGCAGTGGAGCCACCAGTCTTGGTGCCTGTGGCTTCTCCTATGGCTAG
- the TRO gene encoding trophinin isoform X10, giving the protein MDRRNDYGYRVPPFQGPLPPPGSLGLPLPPDIQTETTEEDSVLLMHTLLAATKDSLAVDPPVVSRPKKSKTKKAPIKAITKAAPAAPPVPTANEIATNKPKITLQALNLPVITQISQASPTTEVTNTQVSSVTAQPKKANKMKRVTAKAAQGSQSPTGREGGATQLKSPLQVLNLPVISQNIHASIANESASSQTLITSIKPKKASKAKKAANKAIASATEVSLAPTATHTATTQGQITNETASIHTTAASIRTKKASKARKIIAKVINTDTEHIQAANVTETATRQIEASVIAIRPKKSKGKKAASRGPNSVSEISEALLATQMVTNQALAATLRVKRGSRARKASTKARATESQTPNADQGAQAKMASAQTNVSALETQVAAAVQALADDYLAQLSLEPTTRTRGKRNRKSKHLNGDERSGNNYRRIPWGRRPAPPRDVAILQERANKLVKYLLVKDQTKIPIKRSDMLRDVIQEYDEYFPEIIERASYALEKMFRVNLKEIDKQSSLYILISTRESSAGILGTTKDTPKLGLLMVILSVIFMNGNKASEAVIWEVLRKLGLHPGVRHSLFGEVRKLITDEFVKQKYLEYKRVPNSRPPEYEFFWGLRSYHETSKMKVLKFACKVQKKDPKDWAVQYREAVEMEVQAAAVAVAEAEARAEIYSPCLQTPLINCSSPSHGAKVHPWNLCPHSSQSTYGQSAKGVM; this is encoded by the exons ATGGATAGGAGAAATGACTACGGATATAGGGTGCCTCCATTTCAG GGCCCTCTGCCTCCCCCTGGGAGCCTGGGGCTTCCCTTGCCTCCAGATATACAGACTGAGACTACAGAAGAGGACAGTGTCTTGCTGATGCATACCCTGTTGGCGGCAACCAAGGACTCCCTGGCCGTGGACCCACCAGTTGTCAGCCGGCCTAAGAAAAGCAAGACCAAGAAGGCCCCTATAAAGGCTATTACTAAGGCTGCACCTGCTGCCCCTCCAGTCCCAACTGCCAATGAGATTGCCACCAACAAGCCCAAAATAACTTTGCAGGCTTTAAACCTGCCAGTCATTACCCAGATCAGTCAGGCTTCACCTACCACTGAGGTAACCAATACTCAGGTTTCTTCAGTCACTGCTCAGCCTAAGAAAGCCAACAAGATGAAGAGAGTTACTGCCAAGGCAGCGCAAGGCTCCCAATCCCCAACTGGCCGTGAGGGTGGCGCTACACAGCTCAAGTCACCCTTGCAGGTCCTAAACCTACCAGTCATCTCACAGAATATTCACGCTTCAATTGCCAATGAGTCAGCCAGTTCCCAGACCTTGATAACCTCTATCAAGCCTAAGAAAGCTTCCAAGGCTAAGAAGGCTGCGAATAAGGCCATAGCTAGTGCCACCGAGGTTTCACTGGCTCCAACTGCCACCCATACAGCTACCACCCAAGGCCAAATTACCAATGAGACAGCCAGTATCCACACCACAGCAGCCTCCATCCGAACCAAGAAAGCCTCCAAAGCCAGGAAGATAATTGCTAAGGTTATAAATACTGACACTGAGCATATACAGGCTGCAAATGTCACTGAGACAGCTACCAGGCAGATTGAGGCCTCAGTAATAGCTATCAGGCCCAAAAAATCCAAGGGCAAGAAGGCTGCCAGTAGGGGCCCAAATTCTGTCTCTGAGATTTCTGAGGCCCTACTTGCCACTCAAATGGTCACAAACCAGGCCCTGGCAGCCACCCTGCGGGTCAAGAGAGGGTCTAGGGCTCGGAAGGCTTCCACTAAGGCTCGGGCAACTGAAAGCCAGACTCCAAATGCTGACCAAGGGGCCCAGGCCAAGATGGCCTCTGCTCAGACCAACGTAAGTGCCCTTGAGACTCAGGTTGCTGCTGCTGTCCAGGCCCTGGCAGATGACTATCTGGCTCAGTTGAGTCTGGAGCCCACAACCAGGACCCGGGGCAAGAGAAACCGAAAG TCCAAGCATCTGAATGGGGATGAGAGAAGTGGCAATAATTACAGGCGGATCCCATGGGGCCGGAGGCCTGCGCCACCGCGAGATGTGGCCATTTTACAAGAAAGG GCTAATAAGTTGGTGAAATACCTGTTGGTTAAGGACCAGACAAAGATCCCCATCAAGCGCTCAG ACATGCTGAGGGATGTCATCCAAGAATATGATGAATATTTCCCAGAAATCATTGAACGAGCAAGCTACGCTCTGGAGAAG ATGTTTCGAGTCAATCTGAAAGAAATTGATAAGCAAAGTAGCTTGTATATTCTCATCAGCACTCGGGAATCCTCTGCAGGCATACTGGGAAC GACCAAGGACACACCCAAGCTGGGTCTCCTCATGGTGATTCTGAGTGTCATTTTTATGAATGGCAACAAGGCCAGTGAGG CTGTCATCTGGGAGGTGCTTCGCAAGTTGGGGCTGCACCCTGG GGTGAGGCATTCACTCTTTGGGGAAGTGAGGAAGCTCATCACAGACGAGTTTGTGAAGCAGAA GTACCTGGAGTACAAGAGGGTCCCTAACAGCAGACCACCTGAATATGAGTTCTTCTGGGGCTTGCGCTCCTACCATGAGACTAGCAAGATGAAAGTCCTCAAGTTTGCATGCAAG GTGCAGAAAAAAGACCCCAAGGACTGGGCTGTGCAGTACCGCGAGGCAGTGGAGATGGAAGTCCAAGCTGcagctgtggctgtggctgaGGCTGAAGCCAGGGCTGAG atttattCCCCATGTTTACAGACACCGCTAATAAATTGCAGTAGTCCTTCCCATGGAGCCAAAGTACATCCTTGGAATCTTTGTCCACACAGCAGTCAAAGCACCTACGGCCAATCAGCTAAGGGTGTCATGTGA